In Cercospora beticola chromosome 3, complete sequence, the following proteins share a genomic window:
- a CDS encoding uncharacterized protein (CAZy:GH125) → MALKYILSSVSYLTAVLAAENLTCPDYSVYAKERHEPYSEGTYQLSYQRPVTRCRTFNSSVVEEAIERIQGEIADPDLKRLFENAFPNTLDTAVKWKGTAAGSDEELTFLITGDIDAMWLRDSANQVQSYLPLLEASSESNSLASLFRGVINLQARYLLFDPYCNSFQPPVESGLNASFNEYAAEDIVLPKYDNTTVFECKYELDSLAAFLQVSYDYYKATQDAEFFGKYQWMKAVEAVLKTAEEQMVGSYEPDGRVYNLTYQFQRPTTRSTETQANNGLANPFNNGTGLVRSAFRPADDATIYQGLIPSNMQFSRYLAATADIAAKISGQEALAQKMRDLSESIRNAISNYGIVEIPGFGKVYAFEVDGYWGQNIMDDANIPSLLSAPFLGYLNASDEVYQNTRKLILSSANPYFMRGPVINGIGGPHVGPGYAWPMASIVRILTSSDDAEITEQLREIVSSTDRLGLIHESINTFNASDWTRQWFSWANGLFGQAILDLSDRKADILKQSFQQKETYRS, encoded by the exons ATGGCGCTCAAGTATATCCTTTCCAGCGTCTCCTACCTGACTGCTGTCCTCGCAGCCGAGAACTTGACCTGTCCAGACTATTCGGTATACGCGAAAGAACGACATGAGCCATACTCTGAAGGCACATACCAGCTCTCCTACCAGCGACCCGTGACGCGATGTCGAACATTCAACTCTTCCGTTGTGGAAGAGGCTATTGAGCGGATACAAGGCGAAATCGCTGATCCGGACTTGAAGAGGTTGTTTGAGAATGCGTTTCCCAACACATTGGACACTGCAGTCAAGTGGAAGGGCACAGCTGCTGGGTCGGATGAGGAGTTGACATTCCTGATCACGGGTGACATTGATGCGATGTGGTTGCGAGACTCAG CCAACCAGGTGCAGTCCTATCTGCCACTTCTCGAGGCGTCGAGTGAGAGCAACTCCCTGGCATCTCTCTTCCGTGGTGTCATCAATCTCCAGGCTCGCTACCTACTCTTTGACCCTTACTGTAACTCGTTTCAGCCTCCAGTGGAATCCGGGCTCAACGCGAGCTTCAACGAATATGCGGCCGAAGATATTGTGTTGCCAAAATATGACAACACTACTGTGTTTGAATGCAAATATGAGCTTGACTCGCTTGCTGCATTCCTGCAAGTCTC ATACGATTACTACAAAGCCACCCAGGACGCTGAGTTCTTTGGCAAATATCAATGGATGAAGGCAGTAGAGGCCGTGCTCAAGACTGCGGAGGAGCAGATGGTCGGCTCATACGAGCCAGATGGGCGAGTATACAACTTGACATACCAATTCCAAAGACCGACGACCAGATCCACCGAGACACAGGCCAACAACGGCTTAGCCAACCCCTTCAACAACGGTACTGGTCTCGTGAGATCTGCCTTCAGACCAGCCGACGATGCAACAATTTACCAAGGCCTGATCCCGAGCAACATGCAGTTCTCGCGCTACCTAGCTGCAACCGCGGATATTGCTGCCAAGATCAGCGGCCAGGAAGCTCTTGCTCAGAAGATGCGCGATTTATCCGAGAGCATCAGAAACGCGATCTCAAACTATGGCATTGTCGAAATTCCAGGCTTCGGAAAGGTGTATGCATTCGAGGTCGATGGCTACTGGGGACAAAACATCATGGATGACGCCAACATCCCATCGCTGCTGTCCGCGCCCTTCCTGGGTTATCTGAATGCCAGCGATGAGGTTTATCAAAATACCAGGAAGCTCATCTTGAGTTCGGCGAATCCATACTTCATGCGCGGACCTGTCATCAACGGCATCGGTGGCCCACACGTTGGCCCAGGCTATGCTTGGCCGATGGCATCGATTGTGCGAATCTTGACGAGCAGTGACGATGCAGAAATCACAGAGCAGCTGCGAGAGATTGTGAGCAGCACGGATAGACTGGGACTGATACACGAGAGTATCAATACCTTCAATGCGAGCGATTGGACAAGACAATG GTTCTCATGGGCAAACGGACTCTTCGGTCAAGCCATTCTGGACTTGAGCGACCGCAAGGCAGATATTTTGAAGCAGAGCTTCCAGCAAAAAGAAACCTATCGTAGTTAA
- a CDS encoding uncharacterized protein (MEROPS:MER0026339), which produces MRTPLLPPLFPISWSLYYRLGSATFSDLQYRPIDLNGSCPAQARAFFIKTLLTTLALVLSLAYASTVGTVTTSDGVKLAYIQAGPAAGQKLLFIPGWRQTAAEWRKQIEYFSGAGYQVTAYDHRGHGDSEKPSFGYRLSRLGADLNDVINTLGLSNVSIIGHSMGSSVTWALWDQYPEQHSRIHKFVIVDQSSVLVQDPTWTQAQRDTWSAALFTPAQTYTFSANLSNELVPFVTSMFTKEISAEDLDWAIAQNLKMSDENAATLLINHAFMDWRDVLPRIDVPTLVLSGDASLNNATGINWAATQIPGARSYTFTKEERGSHFVFWESPERFNQVVRDFVTPTG; this is translated from the exons ATGCGAACCCCACTCCTGCCCCCTCTCTTTCCAATCTCTTGGTCACTGTACTACCGTCTAGGTTCAGCAACATTCTCGGATCTCCAATACCGACCCATTGATTTAAATGGATCTTGCCCAGCGCAAGCAAG AGCTTTTTTCATAAAGACGCTGCTTACAACGTTGGCTTTAGTACTTTCTCTCGCATATGCCTCGACTGTCGGCACCGTTACAACATCAGATGGGGTCAAGTTAGCATATATTCAGGCTGGACCCGCTGCCGGCCAAAAGCTTCTTTTCATTCCGGGTTGGAGGCAGACTGCCGCAGAATGGAGGAAACAAATCGAATACTTCTCAGGAGCAGGCTATCAGGTGACAGCGTACGACCATCGCGGACACGGAGACTCCGAAAAGCCCAGCTTTGGCTATCGACTGTCCCGACTCGGCGCTGACCTCAACGATGTGATCAACACGCTCGGTCTGTCCAATGTGAGCATCATCGGACATTCAATGGGCTCCTCAGTGACTTGGGCTCTGTGGGATCAGTACCCAGAACAGCATTCTCGTATTCACAaattcgtcatcgtcgaccaGTCCTCTGTCCTCGTACAAGATCCAACTTGGACGCAAGCTCAACGCGATACGTGGTCCGCTGCGCTTTTCACGCCTGCTCAGACATACACATTCAGCGCTAATTTGTCGAATGAACTGGTACCATTCGTTACAAGCATGTTCACGAAAGAAATCTCAGCTGAAGACCTAGACTGGGCGATTGCGCAGAATCTGAAAATGAGCGATGAGAATGCTGCGACGTTGCTGATTAATCATGCTTTCATGGATTGGCGGGATGTTCTTCCGAGAATTGACGTGCCGACTTTGGTGCTTTCGGGAGATGCGAGTTTGAATAATGCTACGGGGATCAATTGGGCTGCTACACAGATCCCAGGAGCCAGGTCTTATACGTTCACGAAGGAGGAGCGAGGAAGTCATTTTGTGTTTTGGGAGAGTCCTGAGCGTTTTAATCAGGTTGTTCGGGATTTTGTTACTCCTACAGGATGA